GGTGCAATCCCTCAGCGCGGAGACCGCCTACAGCGAGTGGCGGCACCAGGTGCGCAATGGCATGCGCCAGCTCCAGGACAGCTGGGTCCAGTTCTTCAGAAGCACTCGCTTGTTCCGCGTCTACTCGTCCACCCTCATCCCCGGCCTGCTTCAGACGGAGGGATACGCAGCCGCTCTCCTCACCGCGATCGCGGATTTCCGCGAGATCCCTGTCAACGATGGAGCCGAAGCGGCGGCAGCGCGTGTAGAACGCTCGCGCGTCATCCACGAGCCCGGCCACCGCTTCGTGCTTCTCGTGGAAGAGGCTGCGCTCTACTACCAGTTGGGGGACTCGGAGGCCATGGCCGCTCAGCTCGGCCACCTGCTCGCGGCCGGGGCGCTCCCCTCTGTCTCGTTCGGAGTGATCCCAGCGGACCGGCCCCAGCGGTCACAGTGGCCGCACGAGACCTTCCACGTGTACGACGACACGCTGGTATCCGTCGAGCTGCTGTCCGCCCAGGTGAACATCACGCAGCCCAGTGAGATCGCTCTCTACATCAAGGCGTTCGACGAGCTGCGCTCGCTGGCCGTGTACGGCGCGGACGCCCGCGCGCTGATCGTGCGGGCGATCGAAGCGCTCCGCTGACTCCGCGCGACGCCGGCCGCTGCCACCATGGACCCCATGACGACGCGCATGGTGCGCTTCACCGGCGGCCCTCTCGACGGACAGCAGTTCGAGGCGACCGAGTGGACGGACGAGCAGAGCGCGACCGGGGCACATCACATCGTTGACGGATGGGAAGCCCGGGCGGACTACGCGCCCGAGCCCGATGGCGATGTCGTCGAAGCGCTCGTCCTGCCACTTGCCGACTTCCCACCACCGCACCTGGTACGTGCAAGTGCCCTCCTTGAGGGGTCGATTCACTAGGCTTGTCATGGCCGGACAAAGCGACCATCACACAAGATCGT
Above is a genomic segment from Streptomyces marincola containing:
- a CDS encoding helix-turn-helix domain-containing protein, with translation MTISPSSSAQAARESVARRLRNLRKTAGLSVTELAAACGWHHSKTSRIENARTGPSSADIDAWCRACGAPEQVGDIVVQSLSAETAYSEWRHQVRNGMRQLQDSWVQFFRSTRLFRVYSSTLIPGLLQTEGYAAALLTAIADFREIPVNDGAEAAAARVERSRVIHEPGHRFVLLVEEAALYYQLGDSEAMAAQLGHLLAAGALPSVSFGVIPADRPQRSQWPHETFHVYDDTLVSVELLSAQVNITQPSEIALYIKAFDELRSLAVYGADARALIVRAIEALR